A region from the Coffea eugenioides isolate CCC68of chromosome 9, Ceug_1.0, whole genome shotgun sequence genome encodes:
- the LOC113783002 gene encoding cytochrome P450 94A1-like — protein MELFSLPSVLFIFLISLYLYFFFLKPISKQTTKTGFKIYPVVGTLPGFLLNRHQFLDWSTEILSKCPSHTAVFRRPGVRGITTANPRVVEHMLKAKFENYPKGPRFIGLLEDFLGKGIFNSDGELWKVQRKTASYEFNTKSLRNFVIENVRVEVQTRLIPLFEDAAKVDRVLDLQDVLERFAFDNICELAFNVDPGCLGGDATSGREFMEAFEDAATLSSGRFMYAIPAFYLFKKFFNIGSEKRLKKSIDTVHEFADKIIKSRLEERVERKDEDLLSRFIGNSENSAEFLRDIIISFILAGRDTTSSALSWFFWLLSTRPIIERKILQELDLIRNRSHKKIGDAYDFDELREMHYLHAALSETMRLYPPVPIDTRACLGDDVLPEGTFIAKSWFISYHTYAMGRMESIWGKDCYDFKPERWLENGIYKQENPFKFPIFHAGPRMCIGKDMAYIQMKSIAACVLERFGIDAVLKDGKCPEPLLSLTLRMKGGLSVKVKERCS, from the coding sequence ATGGAGCTATTCTCTTTACCCTCTGTCCTTTTCATCTTCCTCATCTCGCTTTACCTTTACTTCTTTTTTCTCAAACcaatatccaaacaaaccaccaaaacaggCTTCAAAATCTACCCTGTAGTAGGAACTCTACCGGGATTCCTCCTCAACCGCCACCAATTTCTGGATTGGAGCACTGAAATCCTCTCCAAATGCCCCTCCCACACAGCCGTCTTCCGCCGCCCCGGCGTCCGTGGAATCACAACAGCCAACCCACGAGTTGTCGAACACATGCTCAAAGCCAAGTTTGAGAACTACCCGAAAGGACCTCGATTCATTGGCCTTCTTGAAGACTTTCTTGGAAAAGGAATATTCAATTCAGATGGTGAATTATGGAAAGTTCAGAGGAAAACTGCTAGCTACGAGTTCAACACAAAATCCCTCCGAAATTTCGTTATTGAAAACGTTAGAGTCGAGGTGCAAACTCGCTTAATTCCATTATTCGAAGATGCAGCCAAAGTTGATAGAGTTTTGGATTTGCAAGATGTTTTGGAACGTTTTGCATTTGATAATATTTGCGAACTTGCATTCAATGTTGATCCAGGATGTCTAGGAGGGGATGCAACCAGTGGCCGTGAGTTCATGGAGGCTTTCGAGGATGCTGCAACTCTTAGCTCAGGTAGATTCATGTATGCTATTCCAGCTTTTTATCTattcaagaaattcttcaacATAGGTTCAGAGAAAAGGTTGAAGAAATCAATTGATACGGTCCATGAGTTTGCTGATAAGATCATAAAGTCCAGACTCGAAGAGCGAGTTGAGAGAAAAGATGAAGATCTGTTGTCAAGATTTATTGGGAATTCTGAAAATTCAGCTGAATTTCTCAGGGACattattattagttttattttggCTGGAAGGGATACAACTTCATCAGCTCTTAGTTGGTTCTTTTGGTTGCTATCTACAAGGCCAATAATTGAGAGAAAAATACTTCAAGAATTGGATTTGATTCGAAATCGGAGTCATAAAAAAATTGGTGATGCCTATGATTTTGATGAATTAAGGGAAATGCATTATCTTCATGCAGCATTATCAGAGACTATGAGGCTATACCCTCCCGTGCCAATTGATACAAGGGCTTGTTTAGGAGATGATGTTTTGCCAGAAGGGACTTTTATTGCAAAAAGTTGGTTTATTAGCTACCATACTTATGCAATGGGGAGAATGGAAAGCATTTGGGGAAAAGATTGTTATGATTTCAAACCAGAAAGATGGTTGGAAAATGGAATTTATAAACAAGAAAATCCATttaagtttccaatttttcatgCTGGACCAAGAATGTGTATAGGAAAAGATATGGCTTATATTCAGATGAAGTCTATTGCAGCTTGTGTTTTGGAAAGATTTGGGATTGATGCAGTACTGAAAGATGGAAAATGTCCTGAGCCTTTGTTATCTTTGACCCTTAGGATGAAAGGTGGATTATCAGTGAAGGTGAAAGAGAGATGTTCGTGA
- the LOC113782479 gene encoding uncharacterized protein LOC113782479 has product MVILFNPVTERLARYILPLPCRNNMLSGRAYVQELIDGHPARVLENCRITVDSFMRLCDILVSGGYVPQNPQKRVLIEEAVCMTLVMLSHNHRMRSLAEQFQHSPETIYRNIHEVLRGLCELGKILIKPRGQNEVHPKIYIDRRFVQWFTNVVGALDGTHIPAHPPPGQQAAYTHRHGQATQNVLAICDFDMRFSYIYAGWEGSAHDARVLDGALTGPTHFPMPPPRKYYLVDSAYRNIPGFLAPYRGTPRQPAQGGCACCTLYNFIRDELPDDNIFNDHDQEMDIEGEGGVPPMPEIQPLSASQQEVNEWHEMRDEMANGMWNAYRSAR; this is encoded by the exons ATGGTTATTCTATTCAACCCTGTGACTGAACGTCTAGCAAGATATATATTGCCTTTACCATGCAGAAACAACATGCTAAGTGGCCGTGCGTATGTGCAAGAATTGATTGATGGCCATCCTGCAAGAGTACTTGAGAACTGTAGAATAACGGTGGATTCTTTCATGCGCTTATGTGACATTCTTGTGAGTGGGGGATATGTACCACAAAATCCCCAGAAAAGAGTGCTCATAGAGGAAGCAGTGTGCATGACATTAGTTATGTTAAGTCACAATCATCGAATGCGAAGCCTCGCTGAACAATTCCAACATTCCCCGGAGACCATCTACAGGAACATTCATGAGGTGTTACGGGGGCTTTGTGAGTTGGGAAAAATTCTCATAAAACCGAGAGGACAGAACGAGGTTCATCCAAAGATTTATATCGATAGGAGATTTGTCCAGTGGTTTACG AATGTTGTAGGTGCATTAGATGGTACACATATTCCAGCACATCCACCACCTGGGCAGCAAGCGGCGTATACGCATAGGCATGGGCAAGCAACTCAAAATGTACTAGCCATTTGCGATTTTGATATGCGCTTTTCATATATTTATGCTGGTTGGGAAGGAAGCGCCCATGATGCACGCGTCTTGGACGGAGCACTAACAGGACCTACACATTTTCCGATGCCCCCTCCAA GAAAATACTACCTTGTGGACTCGGCATATAGAAATATTCCTGGATTTCTTGCACCTTATCGTGGAACACCTCGACAACCTGCTCAGGGCGGATGTG CTTGTTGTACTCTATACAATTTCATACGGGATGAATTGCCAGATGATAACATATTCAATGATCATGATCAGGAGATGGATATCGAAGGAGAAGGTGGGGTCCCACCAATGCCAGAAATTCAACCCTTAAGTGCCTCACAACAAGAGGTCAACGAATGGCATGAAATGAGAGATGAAATGGCAAATGGAATGTGGAATGCGTATCGGAGTGCAAGATGA